One part of the Truepera radiovictrix DSM 17093 genome encodes these proteins:
- a CDS encoding Crp/Fnr family transcriptional regulator, translated as MQEYPSLVWHLKNTQLFEDLSEEELEQLSRITPYKRFKAGEVIYRMEDPADALYFIREGMVKISMYFPNGKEMILALFGKYDAFGELLLLPSERRPNQAEAVMDTTLIVLPEADFQRLLTQQPKIAMKFIQVMSTNLWQAQTRFAEVGAFDAPGRLANLLLRLAHDFGKPGERGTVIDLNLTQQDLSKMIGATRETVSHCLARLLEYGAVRRRRSPITVDTAKLQKFLDESGN; from the coding sequence ATGCAAGAGTATCCTAGCCTGGTCTGGCACCTGAAGAATACTCAACTCTTCGAGGACTTATCCGAGGAGGAGCTCGAGCAGCTGTCGCGCATCACCCCCTACAAACGCTTTAAAGCGGGGGAGGTGATCTACCGGATGGAGGACCCCGCCGACGCCCTCTACTTTATCCGCGAGGGGATGGTCAAGATCTCGATGTACTTCCCTAACGGCAAAGAGATGATCCTCGCGCTCTTTGGCAAGTACGACGCGTTCGGCGAACTTCTGCTGCTGCCTTCGGAGCGCCGCCCGAACCAGGCCGAGGCGGTCATGGACACCACGCTCATCGTGCTCCCCGAGGCCGACTTTCAGCGGCTTTTGACCCAGCAGCCCAAGATCGCCATGAAGTTTATTCAGGTGATGTCGACCAACCTCTGGCAGGCGCAGACGCGCTTTGCCGAGGTGGGCGCGTTCGACGCCCCCGGAAGGCTCGCGAACTTGCTCTTGCGGCTCGCGCACGACTTCGGCAAACCGGGGGAGCGTGGGACGGTGATCGACCTCAACCTCACCCAACAAGACCTGTCGAAGATGATCGGGGCGACCCGCGAAACCGTGTCGCACTGCCTGGCGCGCCTTTTGGAGTACGGCGCGGTGCGCCGCCGCCGCTCGCCGATCACGGTCGACACGGCGAAGCTGCAGAAGTTTCTGGACGAGTCGGGTAACTGA
- a CDS encoding monovalent cation/H+ antiporter complex subunit F: MTPLSPFLVVVVLLAFAALLVSLTLSFVRVIRGPTLPDRVAALELVNVLTVSFIALYTVWSGQVAFIDAAAALALIAFVSTVAFARYAERGGGQ, translated from the coding sequence GTGACCCCGCTCTCACCCTTTCTCGTGGTGGTGGTGCTTTTGGCCTTCGCCGCGCTGCTCGTGTCGCTGACGCTCTCGTTCGTACGGGTGATCCGCGGCCCGACGCTGCCCGACCGGGTCGCCGCGCTCGAGCTGGTCAACGTCCTGACGGTCTCGTTCATCGCGCTCTACACCGTCTGGTCGGGCCAGGTGGCCTTTATCGACGCCGCCGCCGCGCTCGCGCTCATCGCTTTTGTCAGCACGGTGGCGTTCGCCCGTTACGCCGAAAGAGGGGGTGGGCAGTGA
- a CDS encoding Na+/H+ antiporter subunit E, with translation MNFFVLNVLLAILWMAINSNFSPASLVVGFLIGYLVVGFAQPLFGGSGYMARLWYAVYFALFFLGELFRSSFRVAADVLRPKLRQNISPAIVAVPLDVEGDFSVTLLANVISLTPGTLTLDVSDDKRVLYIHSMYGGDDPDAVRREIKSGLERRVLEVTR, from the coding sequence GTGAACTTTTTCGTTCTGAACGTGCTCTTGGCGATTTTGTGGATGGCGATCAACTCGAACTTCTCGCCGGCGTCACTCGTGGTCGGGTTTTTGATCGGTTACTTGGTCGTCGGTTTCGCGCAGCCGCTCTTCGGCGGGTCGGGGTACATGGCGCGGCTCTGGTACGCTGTCTACTTCGCGCTCTTTTTCCTCGGCGAGCTCTTCCGCTCGAGCTTTCGCGTCGCCGCCGATGTGCTGCGGCCCAAGCTGCGCCAAAACATCAGCCCGGCCATCGTCGCCGTCCCCCTAGACGTCGAGGGCGACTTTTCGGTGACGCTCCTGGCGAACGTTATCTCGCTGACCCCGGGGACCTTGACCCTGGACGTGTCGGATGACAAACGGGTGCTCTACATCCACAGCATGTACGGGGGCGACGACCCCGACGCGGTGCGCCGCGAGATTAAGAGCGGCCTCGAGCGGCGCGTGTTGGAGGTGACGCGGTGA
- a CDS encoding Na+/H+ antiporter subunit D — protein sequence MSWLLLSPLVVPLLSAALSLVLWRYDRAQRLLALLGSLTLLIVALALLSEVHTGGILVADVGNWPAPFGITFVADHLGAIMVVLSALVGLATTVYSLQDIGPERTDYGYYPLLQLLLFGVNGAFLTGDLFNLYVWFEVMLIASFVLMSLGGERAQLDGSLKYVFINLLSSALLLTAIGLTYGMTGTLNMADLALKLPQVENPGLVTAVATLFLIAFGLKAGVFPLFAWLPASYHTPPVAVSAIFAGLLTKVGVYTLIRAFTLLFTGDVGYTHTLLLWVSGLTMVTGVLGAAAQFEVRRILSWHIISQIGYMVMGLALYTPLALVGSVFYITHHIIVKANLFFVGGIIARLTGSFELKKIGGLYRASPLLSLLFLVPAFSLAGFPPLSGFWAKYILIRAGLEVGAFAIVGVALVVGILTLFSMTKIWNEAFWKKMPEGELEAPTGTRFGELWGLYLPVIFLASLTVLIGIYAQPFFVLADASAAELLSTERYVAAVLGTEAASALAGGSFEGGAP from the coding sequence GTGAGCTGGCTTCTGCTCTCGCCGTTGGTGGTGCCGCTGTTAAGCGCCGCGTTGTCGCTCGTGCTGTGGCGCTACGACCGCGCGCAGCGCCTGCTGGCGCTCCTCGGGTCGCTCACGCTGCTGATCGTCGCGCTCGCGCTCCTTAGCGAAGTGCATACCGGCGGGATCCTCGTCGCCGACGTCGGCAACTGGCCCGCGCCCTTCGGCATCACCTTCGTCGCCGACCACCTGGGCGCCATCATGGTCGTGTTGAGCGCGCTCGTCGGCCTCGCCACGACCGTCTATTCGCTGCAAGACATCGGCCCGGAGCGCACCGACTACGGCTACTACCCGCTCTTGCAGCTGCTGCTCTTTGGCGTCAACGGCGCCTTTTTGACGGGCGACCTCTTTAACCTCTACGTCTGGTTCGAGGTGATGCTGATCGCCTCGTTTGTCCTCATGTCGCTGGGCGGCGAGCGCGCGCAGCTCGACGGGAGCCTCAAGTACGTCTTTATCAACCTCCTGTCGTCGGCGCTGCTGCTCACGGCCATCGGCCTCACCTACGGCATGACCGGGACGCTGAACATGGCGGACTTGGCGCTCAAGCTGCCGCAGGTCGAGAACCCCGGCCTCGTGACGGCGGTCGCGACCCTTTTCCTGATCGCCTTCGGCCTCAAAGCGGGGGTCTTTCCGCTCTTCGCGTGGCTGCCCGCGTCGTACCACACGCCGCCGGTGGCGGTGTCGGCGATCTTCGCGGGGCTTTTGACCAAAGTGGGCGTCTACACCCTTATCCGCGCCTTTACCCTCCTGTTTACCGGCGACGTGGGGTACACCCACACGCTGCTCCTCTGGGTCTCGGGGTTGACGATGGTGACGGGGGTGTTGGGGGCGGCGGCGCAGTTCGAGGTGCGGCGCATCCTATCGTGGCACATCATCAGCCAGATCGGCTACATGGTGATGGGGCTGGCGCTCTACACCCCCCTGGCGCTCGTCGGTTCAGTGTTTTACATCACCCACCACATCATCGTCAAAGCCAACCTCTTTTTCGTGGGGGGGATTATCGCCCGCCTCACGGGGTCGTTCGAGCTCAAAAAGATCGGCGGGCTCTACCGGGCGTCGCCGCTGTTGTCGCTGCTCTTTCTCGTCCCCGCCTTTTCGCTGGCCGGCTTTCCGCCGCTCTCGGGCTTTTGGGCGAAGTACATCCTCATTCGCGCGGGGCTCGAGGTCGGGGCCTTTGCGATCGTCGGGGTGGCGCTCGTGGTGGGGATTTTGACGCTCTTCTCGATGACCAAGATCTGGAACGAGGCGTTTTGGAAAAAGATGCCGGAGGGTGAGCTCGAGGCGCCGACCGGTACGCGCTTCGGGGAGCTCTGGGGGCTCTACCTGCCGGTCATCTTCCTCGCCTCGTTAACGGTGCTCATCGGCATCTACGCGCAGCCCTTTTTCGTGCTCGCCGACGCGTCGGCAGCGGAGCTACTAAGCACCGAGCGCTACGTGGCAGCGGTGCTCGGAACCGAGGCGGCTTCGGCGCTCGCCGGCGGGAGCTTCGAAGGGGGGGCGCCGTGA
- a CDS encoding Na+/H+ antiporter subunit C has protein sequence MEALFAVVAGGIFASAVYLMLSRNTLRFIFGLGLMTNAVNLLIFTVGRLTRGQPPLIPAGETVPPPGVANALPQALILTAIVIGFGLLAFSAVLVLRNFEELATVDPDAIRVAEPPEPTGAEPEPLAEAPTGVREAL, from the coding sequence GTGGAGGCGCTGTTCGCGGTCGTCGCGGGGGGCATCTTCGCGTCGGCGGTCTACCTCATGCTGAGCCGCAACACCTTGCGCTTTATCTTCGGCCTGGGCCTGATGACGAACGCGGTCAACCTGCTGATCTTTACCGTTGGGCGCCTTACCCGCGGTCAGCCGCCGCTGATTCCAGCGGGTGAGACGGTGCCGCCGCCGGGGGTAGCGAACGCGCTCCCCCAAGCGCTTATCCTGACCGCCATCGTGATCGGCTTCGGGCTCCTCGCGTTTTCGGCGGTGCTGGTGCTGCGCAACTTCGAGGAGCTCGCGACCGTCGACCCCGACGCCATCCGGGTCGCGGAGCCACCCGAACCGACCGGCGCGGAGCCGGAGCCGCTCGCCGAGGCGCCGACGGGCGTGCGGGAGGCGCTGTGA
- a CDS encoding Na+/H+ antiporter subunit B, with amino-acid sequence MNSLILQVVGRLLVTLMFLFSVFLLLRGHNEPGGGFVGGLMAVAGFGLYTLAYGIEAAKQALRFDPRTLLGLGLVLAVGSGLLAAFPGAPFLTGYWLEWRLSANYLLKVGTPTVFDLGVYFVVIGGTLAAVFSLEEA; translated from the coding sequence GTGAACTCGCTTATCCTGCAGGTCGTGGGGCGACTTCTCGTCACGCTCATGTTCCTCTTTTCGGTCTTTTTGCTCCTGCGCGGTCACAACGAACCGGGGGGCGGTTTCGTGGGGGGGCTCATGGCGGTCGCGGGCTTCGGCCTCTACACCCTCGCGTACGGTATCGAGGCGGCGAAGCAGGCGCTGCGCTTCGACCCGCGCACGCTGCTCGGTCTGGGGCTCGTGCTCGCTGTCGGGAGCGGCCTGTTGGCAGCCTTTCCGGGCGCGCCCTTTTTGACGGGGTACTGGCTCGAGTGGCGCCTGAGCGCCAACTACCTGCTCAAGGTGGGTACCCCGACGGTGTTCGACTTGGGCGTGTACTTCGTGGTGATCGGCGGCACCCTGGCAGCGGTGTTTTCGCTGGAGGAGGCCTAG
- a CDS encoding putative monovalent cation/H+ antiporter subunit A encodes MVVAVMSCFVLAALAPPLHRLVQARVGWLLALLPAAVFAFFVAQLPALAERGALLQVLPWVPGLAVNLTFYLDGLSLLFALLISGIGTLIVIYAGGYLKGHPQLGRFYLYLLFFMGSMLGVVLASNVVTLFIFWELTSFSSYLLIGFTHESERSRKAALQALLVTGLGGLAMLAGLVLVALIGGSFELSELIGLNLTQHPLYLGALTLVLAGAFTKSAQFPFHFWLPGAMEAPTPVSAFLHSATMVKAGVYLLARLHPAMGGTQAWEWLVGGVGAATMLLGALLALTHTDLKRLLAYTTMMALGTLTMLLGLGSYLAIEAMVVFLTVHALYKAALFMVAGALDHETGTRDVLQLSGLARRMPLTFTGAAVAALSMAGLPPLFGFVGKEIIYEGALAFSNLPWLVAATAVAANMAVVAVAGIVALKPFVGPLKETPKAPHEGPVSLWLGPLTLGASSLLFGLLPALVGSVVLVRAASSVYGEPLSFELALWHGFNLPLMLSVVTIAGGVVLYRYWPRLRAALASFDDLMGEEPRRIYEGLLEHLNAVAAWQTRTLQNGSLRRYLFLIIASTLLLTGVTMLVKGGFGFPEVGAVTSYASFYEWVLAILCLLGSVFVVLARSRLAAVAALGIAGYSLALLFVLFSAPDLALTQLFVETLSVIILTLIIIHLPQLLRDDEMHDSKRPVVRDVSVSVLAGLLITALVWSVTSLPLDRAVPAFYEANSYKEAEGRNIVNVILVDFRALDTLGEITVLALAGVGVLTLLKLRASAPNREQRK; translated from the coding sequence ATGGTCGTTGCCGTAATGTCGTGTTTTGTGCTCGCAGCGCTCGCCCCCCCGCTGCACCGCCTCGTGCAGGCGCGCGTGGGGTGGCTTTTGGCGCTTCTGCCCGCCGCGGTCTTCGCCTTTTTCGTGGCGCAGCTGCCAGCTTTGGCGGAGCGGGGGGCGCTTCTCCAGGTGCTGCCGTGGGTGCCGGGGTTGGCGGTCAACCTGACCTTCTACCTCGACGGGCTCAGCCTGCTTTTTGCGCTGCTGATTTCGGGGATCGGCACCCTGATCGTGATTTATGCTGGAGGGTACCTCAAAGGGCACCCGCAGCTCGGCCGCTTCTATCTCTACCTGCTCTTTTTCATGGGATCGATGCTCGGGGTGGTGCTGGCCTCGAACGTCGTCACCCTGTTTATCTTCTGGGAGCTGACGAGCTTCTCGTCCTACCTGCTCATCGGCTTTACGCACGAGAGCGAGCGCTCGCGCAAGGCGGCCCTGCAGGCGCTCCTCGTCACCGGTCTGGGGGGGCTCGCGATGCTAGCGGGGCTCGTGCTGGTGGCGCTCATCGGCGGTTCGTTCGAGTTAAGCGAGCTGATTGGGCTCAACCTCACGCAGCACCCGCTCTACCTCGGGGCGCTCACGTTGGTGCTCGCGGGCGCTTTTACCAAGTCCGCGCAGTTTCCCTTTCACTTCTGGCTCCCCGGCGCCATGGAGGCGCCCACCCCGGTCTCGGCCTTTTTGCACTCGGCGACGATGGTCAAAGCGGGGGTCTACCTCCTGGCGCGGCTCCACCCGGCGATGGGGGGGACGCAGGCGTGGGAGTGGTTGGTCGGCGGGGTCGGCGCCGCCACGATGCTGCTGGGCGCCCTTCTCGCGCTCACGCACACCGACCTCAAACGGCTGCTCGCCTACACCACGATGATGGCGCTCGGCACCTTGACGATGCTCCTTGGCCTCGGCTCTTACCTGGCGATCGAGGCCATGGTGGTCTTTCTGACCGTGCACGCGCTCTACAAGGCGGCCCTCTTTATGGTAGCGGGCGCTCTCGACCACGAGACGGGGACCCGCGACGTCCTGCAGCTCTCGGGGCTCGCGCGGCGGATGCCGCTGACGTTTACCGGCGCGGCGGTCGCGGCGCTCTCGATGGCGGGGTTGCCGCCCCTTTTTGGTTTCGTCGGCAAAGAGATCATCTACGAAGGGGCGCTCGCTTTTTCCAACCTCCCCTGGCTCGTGGCGGCGACGGCGGTCGCGGCCAACATGGCGGTCGTCGCGGTCGCGGGCATCGTGGCGCTCAAACCCTTCGTCGGCCCCCTCAAGGAGACGCCCAAAGCGCCCCACGAGGGGCCCGTAAGCCTCTGGCTCGGACCGCTGACCTTGGGGGCCTCGAGCCTCCTCTTCGGGCTGCTGCCCGCGCTCGTGGGGTCGGTCGTGCTGGTGCGGGCGGCCAGCAGCGTCTACGGCGAGCCCCTCTCTTTTGAGCTGGCGCTCTGGCACGGCTTTAACCTGCCTTTGATGCTGAGCGTCGTCACCATCGCGGGGGGCGTGGTGCTCTACCGCTACTGGCCGCGGCTGCGCGCCGCGCTCGCCTCGTTTGACGACCTCATGGGCGAGGAGCCCCGCCGCATCTACGAGGGGCTACTAGAGCACCTTAATGCGGTGGCCGCGTGGCAGACGCGGACGCTGCAGAACGGTTCGCTGCGCCGCTACCTCTTTTTGATCATCGCCTCGACGCTGCTCCTAACGGGTGTGACGATGCTCGTCAAGGGCGGCTTCGGCTTTCCGGAGGTCGGGGCGGTGACGTCGTACGCGTCGTTTTACGAGTGGGTGCTCGCCATCCTCTGCCTGTTGGGGTCGGTGTTCGTGGTGCTCGCCCGCTCGCGGCTCGCGGCGGTCGCGGCGCTCGGCATCGCCGGGTACAGCTTGGCGCTCCTTTTCGTCCTCTTCTCGGCGCCCGACCTCGCCCTGACGCAGCTTTTCGTCGAGACGCTCTCGGTCATCATCCTGACGCTTATCATCATTCACCTGCCGCAGCTGTTGCGCGACGACGAGATGCACGACTCGAAGCGGCCCGTGGTGCGCGACGTCAGCGTCTCCGTGCTCGCCGGGCTGCTCATCACGGCGCTCGTCTGGTCGGTGACGAGTTTGCCGCTAGACCGCGCGGTACCCGCCTTTTACGAGGCTAACAGCTACAAAGAGGCCGAGGGGCGCAACATCGTCAACGTCATCTTGGTCGACTTTCGCGCGCTCGACACCCTCGGCGAGATCACCGTGCTGGCGCTCGCGGGGGTGGGCGTGCTGACGCTCCTCAAACTGCGCGCCTCGGCGCCCAATAGGGAGCAGCGAAAGTGA
- a CDS encoding thioredoxin domain-containing protein, whose amino-acid sequence MASQTFDQAEQQGAPEVGVTFQGDLNGEQEAAFAALREAFGVISDLSQAQSLLSWDESVNLPPKAAATRGQQLATLGQVIHERLTDPRLKELLRALEGVDPESEVGAFVREARRDVERAQKVPSDFVAEVSRARSAALAAWTEARAEADFARFAPHLEKTLELSRRYADFLGFEGHPYNALHDLYEPGSDVETLKRVFAELRDATVTLLREIAASGRVLSDAPVRRPFAEADQEAFGRFVVRALGYDFEGGRLDRTVHPFATRIGQGDVRITTRYEPTFLNPALFGTIHEAGHAMYEQGIAARYARSPLEHAVSLGVHESQSRLWENLVGRSLPFWRWAYPKLQEIFPEALAGVALEDFYAAVNRVEPSLIRVEADEVTYNLHVMVRFELELALLEGSLTVRELPEAWNARYEAYLGVVPPDDAVGCLQDTGDDRLLSDLHARQPHERAALRGRQGGAPGARGGDRSRALRHAPRVVARTGASTRLALRTRRTPAARDRLGAQRSALCGLPQPQVPRALRVGCVRAPFGGALLGVLLGAVLSVAAAQIGEPPEALVERLELREAGERYALGGLTLELTPRGGALYRVSGRGVLDEVGRRDLAQLVGAATGYGEGIAAPLAEFLAARTEELTGQGEVGLNVEEFALRLTVTPDPVRVGGAPHVRFELELAAVPEDRFPAVRHTLGPADAAVVVRAFSDLQCPFCARYGLEVLPELKATLLARGDVRFEFHHLPLLSIHANAAPAAEAAECVTDANAGDPEAFWTFHDALLERQGAWRDLGDPAPYFVRLAREVGLSAEGVAACLTEGHYTETVREAYALATQTLGLSATPTVFVGPYRLPTAAAGTAAGYERAIARLETFGELPASP is encoded by the coding sequence ATGGCTTCTCAAACTTTCGATCAAGCAGAGCAACAGGGCGCGCCGGAGGTGGGCGTGACCTTCCAGGGCGACCTGAACGGCGAGCAGGAGGCGGCTTTTGCGGCGCTTCGCGAGGCCTTCGGGGTGATCAGCGACCTGTCGCAAGCGCAGTCGCTCCTCTCGTGGGACGAGAGCGTCAACTTGCCGCCGAAAGCGGCCGCGACGCGCGGGCAGCAGCTCGCGACGCTCGGGCAGGTGATCCACGAGCGCCTGACGGACCCGAGGCTTAAGGAGCTGCTTAGGGCGCTCGAGGGGGTCGATCCGGAGAGCGAGGTGGGCGCGTTTGTGCGCGAGGCGCGGCGCGACGTCGAGCGCGCCCAGAAGGTGCCGAGCGACTTTGTGGCGGAGGTGAGCCGCGCGCGCAGTGCGGCGCTAGCGGCTTGGACGGAGGCGCGCGCCGAGGCCGACTTCGCGCGCTTTGCCCCGCACCTCGAGAAGACCTTGGAGCTAAGCCGCCGCTACGCCGACTTTTTGGGCTTTGAAGGCCACCCCTACAACGCGCTCCACGACCTTTACGAGCCGGGGAGCGACGTCGAGACGCTCAAGCGGGTGTTCGCCGAGCTGCGCGACGCGACCGTGACGCTGTTGCGGGAGATCGCCGCGAGCGGCCGCGTACTCTCCGACGCCCCCGTGCGGCGCCCCTTTGCGGAGGCCGACCAGGAGGCGTTTGGCCGGTTTGTGGTGCGCGCGCTCGGTTACGACTTCGAGGGGGGGCGCCTCGACCGCACCGTGCACCCCTTTGCCACGCGCATCGGTCAGGGGGACGTGCGCATCACCACGCGTTACGAACCGACGTTTTTGAACCCCGCGCTTTTCGGTACGATCCACGAGGCGGGGCACGCGATGTACGAGCAGGGGATCGCGGCGCGCTACGCGCGCTCGCCTCTGGAGCACGCGGTGAGCTTGGGGGTGCACGAGTCGCAGTCGCGCCTCTGGGAGAACCTGGTGGGGCGCAGCCTCCCCTTCTGGCGCTGGGCCTACCCGAAGCTGCAGGAGATCTTTCCCGAAGCCCTCGCCGGGGTCGCTTTGGAGGACTTTTACGCCGCTGTCAACCGGGTCGAGCCGAGCTTGATCCGGGTCGAGGCCGACGAGGTGACCTACAACCTCCACGTGATGGTGCGCTTTGAGCTCGAGCTCGCGCTGCTCGAGGGGTCGCTGACGGTGCGCGAGCTCCCCGAAGCGTGGAACGCCCGTTACGAGGCGTACCTGGGGGTGGTGCCGCCCGACGACGCCGTGGGCTGTTTGCAAGACACTGGGGATGATCGGCTACTTTCCGACCTACACGCTCGGCAACCTCATGAGCGTGCAGCTCTACGAGGCCGCCAAGGCGGCGCACCCGGAGCTCGAGGCGGAGATCGAAGCCGGGCGCTTCGGCACGCTCCTCGGGTGGTTGCGCGAACAGGTGCATCAACACGGCTCGCGCTTCGAACCCGCCGAACTCCTGCGGCGCGCGACCGGCTCGGAGCTCAGCGCAGCGCCCTATGTGGGTTACCTCAACCGCAAGTTCCGCGCGCTCTACGGGTTGGGTGCGTGAGGGCGCCCTTCGGGGGGGCGCTCCTAGGGGTGCTGCTGGGGGCCGTGCTGTCGGTGGCCGCGGCGCAGATCGGTGAGCCGCCGGAGGCGCTCGTCGAGCGGCTCGAGCTGCGCGAAGCGGGGGAGCGCTACGCCTTGGGGGGGCTGACGCTAGAACTCACCCCCAGAGGGGGGGCGCTCTACCGCGTGTCGGGTCGGGGGGTCTTGGACGAGGTGGGTCGGCGCGACCTCGCGCAGCTCGTGGGGGCGGCGACGGGCTACGGCGAGGGGATCGCGGCGCCGCTCGCCGAGTTTTTGGCGGCGCGCACCGAGGAGCTCACCGGTCAGGGGGAGGTCGGCCTCAACGTCGAGGAGTTCGCGCTGCGCCTCACGGTCACCCCCGACCCCGTACGCGTCGGGGGGGCGCCACACGTGCGCTTTGAGCTCGAGCTCGCCGCGGTGCCCGAAGACCGCTTTCCGGCGGTGCGCCACACCCTGGGCCCTGCGGACGCGGCGGTCGTCGTCCGCGCGTTTTCCGACTTGCAGTGCCCCTTCTGCGCGCGCTACGGGCTCGAGGTGCTACCCGAGCTCAAAGCGACCCTGCTCGCGCGCGGCGACGTGCGCTTCGAGTTCCACCACCTGCCGCTCCTAAGCATCCACGCCAACGCCGCCCCCGCCGCCGAGGCGGCCGAATGCGTGACCGACGCCAACGCGGGCGACCCGGAGGCGTTTTGGACCTTTCACGACGCCCTTTTGGAGCGGCAGGGGGCGTGGCGCGACCTCGGCGACCCCGCGCCCTACTTCGTGCGGCTCGCCCGCGAGGTCGGTTTGTCGGCGGAGGGCGTCGCGGCGTGCCTCACTGAGGGGCACTACACCGAAACCGTCCGCGAGGCGTACGCGCTCGCGACCCAGACCCTAGGGCTCAGCGCGACGCCGACGGTGTTCGTCGGGCCCTACCGGTTGCCGACGGCCGCCGCGGGGACTGCAGCGGGTTACGAGCGCGCGATCGCCCGTTTGGAAACCTTCGGCGAACTGCCGGCGTCGCCCTGA
- a CDS encoding dynamin family protein, with the protein MNLDMSEAARDFLHRERLVIADLIALLGRLDAHKEDLQELRTALEDLEGLFMLVVCGEYNAGKSTFLNALLGHKVMLEGVTPTTDRITIVTYGDRARDTEEGDFILRREFPAPILQELALVDTPGTNAVIQKHQELTERFVPRADLVLFVTSADRPFTESERRFLELIRSWGKKVVVVVNKFDILEPDEREKVLEFVRDHAREALHESIEVAPQVFGVAAKSAFRARQAGDEAALAASGLPALEDFIERTLSAGARVQLKLASPLGVAHRIAARYARTTQERLALLADDRRTLQEVDRQLEQFKRDMYRGFESYLTQVKTVLIEVERRGDVFFDDTVRLRRILQLMDNERIREAFEARVIRGADKEIDGVVAEMVDWFISSNLQVWEDMMNFVTTRRQAGEERLIGEVGGRFQYDRDALIRGLSASAEEVLSSYNQDLEARRLANALQASAVQTGLIQVGGIGLGAAAVAFLSGAALDATGIVAGITMAGLGFLVLPNRRRVAKRNLHEQMQRLRDGLAESLTAQFEAELRRATDKLSAAISPYTRFVRSESDRLEELQGDLERAERELKALRREVETLDLSAPSTRGKRPPRAQETPALETPSTSGAQPSERERARKRNA; encoded by the coding sequence ATGAATCTCGACATGAGCGAGGCCGCCCGCGACTTTTTGCACCGCGAGCGTCTGGTCATCGCCGATCTCATCGCACTGCTCGGGCGCCTCGACGCGCACAAAGAGGACCTCCAGGAGCTGCGCACCGCGCTCGAAGACCTCGAGGGCCTCTTTATGCTCGTCGTGTGCGGCGAGTACAACGCCGGCAAGTCAACCTTTCTAAACGCCCTTTTGGGCCACAAGGTGATGCTCGAGGGGGTCACGCCGACAACCGACCGCATCACCATCGTGACCTACGGCGACAGGGCGCGCGACACCGAAGAGGGCGACTTTATCCTCCGCCGCGAGTTTCCCGCCCCCATCTTGCAGGAGCTCGCGCTCGTCGATACGCCGGGGACGAACGCGGTCATCCAGAAGCACCAGGAGCTCACCGAGCGCTTCGTCCCCCGCGCCGACCTGGTGCTCTTCGTGACGTCCGCCGACCGCCCCTTCACGGAGTCCGAGCGCCGCTTTTTGGAGCTTATCCGCTCGTGGGGGAAAAAGGTCGTGGTGGTGGTCAACAAGTTCGACATCTTAGAACCCGACGAGCGCGAGAAGGTGCTCGAGTTCGTCCGCGACCACGCGCGCGAGGCGCTCCACGAGAGCATCGAGGTCGCGCCGCAGGTCTTCGGCGTCGCCGCCAAGAGCGCCTTTCGGGCGCGCCAAGCGGGGGACGAAGCGGCGCTCGCGGCGAGCGGTCTCCCCGCGCTCGAAGACTTTATCGAACGCACCCTCTCGGCAGGGGCCCGCGTCCAACTCAAGCTCGCCTCACCCCTGGGGGTCGCGCACCGCATCGCCGCGCGCTACGCGCGCACCACCCAAGAGCGCCTCGCGCTCCTCGCCGACGACCGCCGCACCCTGCAGGAGGTCGACCGGCAGCTCGAGCAGTTTAAGCGCGACATGTACCGCGGTTTCGAGAGCTACCTCACGCAGGTCAAAACGGTGCTTATCGAGGTCGAGCGGCGTGGCGACGTCTTTTTCGACGACACCGTCCGCTTGCGGCGCATTCTGCAGCTCATGGACAACGAGCGCATCCGCGAGGCCTTTGAAGCGCGCGTCATCCGCGGCGCCGACAAGGAGATCGACGGGGTGGTCGCCGAGATGGTCGACTGGTTTATCTCGAGCAACCTGCAGGTCTGGGAAGACATGATGAACTTCGTCACCACCCGCCGCCAAGCGGGCGAGGAGCGGCTGATCGGCGAGGTCGGGGGCCGCTTCCAGTACGACCGCGACGCGCTGATCCGCGGGCTCTCGGCGAGCGCCGAGGAGGTGCTCTCGTCGTACAACCAAGACCTCGAGGCGCGCCGCTTGGCCAACGCCCTGCAGGCTTCGGCGGTGCAGACGGGACTCATCCAGGTCGGTGGCATCGGGCTCGGGGCCGCCGCCGTCGCCTTTTTGTCAGGCGCCGCCCTCGACGCCACCGGTATCGTTGCCGGGATCACCATGGCGGGGCTCGGCTTCCTCGTGCTCCCCAACCGCCGCCGCGTCGCCAAGCGCAACTTGCACGAGCAGATGCAGCGGCTCCGCGACGGCCTCGCCGAAAGCCTCACCGCGCAGTTTGAAGCGGAGCTGCGCCGCGCGACCGATAAGCTCTCCGCGGCGATCAGCCCCTACACCCGCTTTGTCCGCAGCGAGTCCGACCGTTTGGAGGAGCTCCAGGGTGACCTCGAGCGCGCCGAGCGCGAGCTCAAAGCCTTGCGCCGCGAGGTCGAGACGCTCGACCTCAGCGCACCCAGCACACGCGGTAAGCGGCCGCCGCGGGCCCAGGAGACGCCCGCACTGGAAACTCCAAGCACCTCCGGCGCGCAACCGAGCGAGCGGGAGCGCGCGCGCAAAAGGAACGCGTAG